In Vicugna pacos chromosome 10, VicPac4, whole genome shotgun sequence, the following proteins share a genomic window:
- the LOC102527518 gene encoding LOW QUALITY PROTEIN: olfactory receptor 5M9 (The sequence of the model RefSeq protein was modified relative to this genomic sequence to represent the inferred CDS: deleted 1 base in 1 codon) produces the protein MKAMPNFTDVTEFILLGLTSRQELQVLFFGVFLVVYMITLLGNIGMIILISISPQLQTPMYFFLSHLSFVDVWFSSNVTPKMLENLLSETKTIYFLGCLVQCYFFIALVHVEVYILSVMAFDRYMAICNPLLYGSKMSRTVCIRLISVPYVYGFSVSLICTLWTYGLYFCGNFEINHFYCADPPLIKIACGGGVHIKEYTMIVIAGVNFTYSLSVVLISYTLIVIVVLRMHSADGRRKAFSTCGSHLTAVTMFYGTLMFMYLRRPTEESVEQGKMVAVFYTTVIPMLNPMIYSLRNKDVKEAANKAIIKANLGQ, from the exons ATGAAGGCAATGCCAAATTTCACAGATGTGACAGAGTTTATTCTTCTGGGGTTGACCAGTCGTCAGGAGCTTCAAGTTCTCTTTTTTGGGGTGTTCCTAGTGGTTTACATGATCACTCTGTTAGGGAACATCGGTATGATTATTTTGATCAGCATCAGTCCCCAGCTTCAGACCCCTATGTACTTTTTCTTGAGTCACCTGTCTTTTGTGGATGTGTGGTTTTCTTCCAATGTCACTCCCAAAATGCTGGAAAACTTATTATCAGAGACAAAAACCATCTACTTCTTGGGGTGTCTGGTGCAGTGTTACTTTTTCATCGCCCTTGTCCATGTGGAGGTCTATATCTTGTCTGTGATGGCCTTTGATCGCTACATGGCCATCTGCAACCCTCTGCTTTATGGCAGTAAAATGTCCAGGACTGTCTGTATTCGACTCATCTCTGTGCCTTATGTCTACGGATTCTCTGTTAGCTTAATATGCACCCTGTGGACATATGGCTTGTACTTCTgtggaaattttgaaattaacCACTTCTATTGTGCTGACCCTCCTCTCATCAAGATTgcctgtggg gggggggtccacatCAAAGAATACACCATGATAGTTATTGCTGGGGTTAACTTCACGTACTCCCTCTCAGTGGTCCTCATCTCCTATACCCTCATCGTAATAGTCGTGCTACGCATGCACTCTGCTGATGGGAGGAGGAAGGCGTTCTCCACCTGCGGGTCCCACTTGACGGCTGTCACCATGTTTTATGGGACTCTCATGTTCATGTATCTCAGGAGGCCGACTGAAGAGTCTGTGGAGCAGGGGAAAATGGTAGCTGTGTTTTATACCACAGTGATTCCCATGCTGAACCCCATGATCTACAGTTTGAGAAACAAAGATGTGAAAGAGGCAGCCAACAAAGCAATCATCAAGGCAAACCTGGGGCAGTGA